In Microbulbifer pacificus, the genomic stretch CTGCTGCTGGTGCTCTATTTCTACCTGCTGCTGTCCGGCGGTGTGAACAACACCGGCCTGATGTGGGCGGTGATGCTGGTGCCCGGGTTCATCAATCTGTACGGCTACAAGTGGGGTACGGTTACCCTCGGCTTTGTCGGCGGCGCCACCGCGCTGATTCTGTTCTATCCGGATTTCCCCGGCCTGCTGGCCCACTACGACACCGGCCACCGCGCGCGCTTTATCGCTATTTTTGGGGCCCTGACCGCACTCACCGCGATTCTTGACAGCAGCCGTCACCAGACCCAGCAGATGCTGCACAAGCTCACTGCGGAACTGGAAAACCACGCCTGTACCGATGCCCTCACCGGTCTCGCCAACCGTCGCGAGGCCTACAAAGCCATCAATGAGCTCGAGCGGCGCAACCGCGAGCTGGCGGGCCGTTACACGGTGCTGATCGGCGATCTCGACAGTTTCAAGGCCATCAACGATACCTTCGGCCACAGCTTCGGCGATCGGGTATTGCGGGATGTAGCGCAGGTGTTGCGGGACAATACACGCGCAGATGATGTGGTTGCGCGCTGGGGCGGAGAAGAGTTTCTGGTCCTGCTGCCGAACACCGACGTGCAGGGTGGCGGCGTGCTCGCGGAGAAGCTGCGCCAGAGAGTGGAGGCGCTGAGCGAAACCTATACAGAGGGCGTGATGATTTCCATCAGCTTTGGCGTCGCCGAGGGCAGCAGCGGAGTGGACGGACAGAATCAGTTGCTGGCGGAAGCGGATGCCCGTATGTACCGCGCCAAAAATGCGGGGCGCAATCAGGTGATCAGCGCTTGAAGCGCACACCTGACGGCGACCTTGCCCGTTAGAGTCTGTTAATACCGAGGCCTGTTAACACGACATTCAGATCAGGTGCTGAAGCAGTTTTTCCCGGACCGTGTCGGGAATCGGCGCCTTACTCTGCTTTTCATAATCGAAGTGCACCATCACGCAATCCCCCTGAGCCACCAGCTGCCCCTTCTGCCAGACTTCCTGATGGATGGTCATGGACGTATTGCCTACCGCGCTCAGGCTCGTTTTCACTTCTACCGGTGAGAACAGATAGATCTGGGCAACGAAATCCACGTCCATTTTTTTCAGGATCAGGTTCCATTTACCCAGGGAAAGATCCGGATTGAACAGCTGGAAGATCGGCGTGCGCCCCTGCTCGAACCATACCGGCACCACCGTGTTGTTGATGTGCCCGAGGGCGTCAGTTTCGCTGAAACGGGGCTCTACCTGATAACTGAACATCGAATTTTCTCTCGCTGAATCTGGTTGAAAACGCCAGCACAGATTTAATCAGCCGGCGCCCCCATCATCCAGAGATCATCTGCCATAAATCGCGAAAAACCCGGACAAATGTTGGCATTTGCAATCCACTGCGGCATATCTGGTCAAGTGCGCGTAAAATCCCCGGTCAAATCCGCTACTCTGATTTATTGCTTCCCGCACCCGATAAGCGGCAATTTACCGACCAGAATAGATTTATGAGTCAGAAAGACAAACGCCCCCTGTACATCCCCCACGCCGGTCCCTCGCTGCTGGAAATCCCCCTGCTCAACAAGGGCAGCGCCTTCACATTGCAGGAGCGCATCGAGTTCAACCTGATCGGTCTGCTGCCAAACAATGTGGAAAATATCAACGAGCAGGTGCGCCGCGCTTATCACCAGTATGAGCAGTGTCGTACGGATCTCGAACGCCATATCTATCTGCGCGCCATTCAGGACGACAACGAAACGTTGTTTTTCCGTCTGATCGAGCAGCACATCGAAGAAATGCTGCCGATCATCTACACCCCCACTGTGGGCGCGGCCTGTGAAGAGTTCTCCAATATTTACCGCAATCACCGCGGTCTGTTTGTGTCCTACCCGGACCGCAAACATATGGACGACATCCTGCGCAGTGCCACCAAGGAAAATGTAAAAGTCATCGTAGTCACCGACGGCGAGCGCATCCTCGGCCTTGGCGACCAGGGCATCGGCGGCATGGGTATTCCCATCGGCAAGCTGTCCCTGTACACCGCCTGCGGTGGTATCAGCCCCGCCTACACTCTGCCGGTGATGCTGGACGTGGGCACCAACAACCGCACCCTGCTGAACGACCCCATGTATATGGGCTGGCGCAACGAGCGTATTTCCCAGGAGGAGTACGACGAGTTCCTGGAGGAATTCATCGCCGCGGTGAAACGCCGCTGGCCGAAGGTGCTGATCCAGTTCGAGGATTTCGCCCAGACCAATGCCATGCCGCTGCTGAAGCGCTATCGCGACAAGGTGTGCTGCTTCAACGACGATATTCAGGGCACTGCCGCGGTGGCACTCGGTACCATGCTCGCCGCGTGCAAGGCCAAGGACGAGAAGCTGTCGAAACAGAAAGTACTTGTGGTCGGCGCCGGCTCTGCCGGCTGCGGTATTGCCGAACAGGTGGTGGCGGCCATGGTCAACGACGGTTTGTCGGAGGAGAAAGCACGCGAACGACTCTTCATGTTCGACCGCTACGGTCTGGTCATGGACAACATGAAGGGCCTGCATGACTTCCAGCAGAAACTCGCACACAGCCCCGGGAAATACCCTCAGGCACCGGAGTGGGATCTGCAGACCCTGATCGAGCAGGTGAAACCCACCATCCTCATCGGCGTATCCGGCCAGGGTGGCCTCTTCACCCAGCCCGTGATCGAAGCACTCCACAAAGGCTGCAAGCGCCCGCTGGTGATGCCGCTGTCCAACCCCACTTCGCGCGCCGAAGCCACGCCTCAGGAGGTACTGGAGTGGACCCGAGGCGAGGCCATGGTCGCTACCGGCAGCCCGTTTGAACCGGTACAGCTGGATGGCGAGAAATACCCCATCGCCCAGTGCAATAACGTGTACATCTTCCCCGGTATCGGCCTCGGTGTCGTCGCCGCCGGCGCCAATCGGGTAACGGAAAACATGCTGATGGCCGCCTCCAACGCACTCGCGGAAAATGCGCCGGTGGTGAAAGAGGGCAGCGGTGCACTGCTGCCGCCACTGTCGCAGATCCGCGAAGTGGGCAAGGCCATCGCACTGGCTGTTGGCAAACAGGCGCAGGCCGACGGTGTGGCACCGGGTATTACCGAGGAAAAACTCGAGAAAAACATCGAAAAGAATTTCTGGCATCCGGATTACCGCCGCTACCGTCGTCGGGCCTTCTGATTTCTGCCAGGACGCATAGTGCAAACAAAAAACCCATGGAATTCCATGGGTTTTTTGTTTCGACAAACTTGGATGCTATTACTGACTGATGGGATAAGGTCGTTCCGACACCCGCTCATAGTAGGTATTGGAAATGATTGCATCCATCAGGAGGTGTTCGTCATCAACTGGGCTCGAATGCTCATCCATACCGAAATGGAAGTAGCGATGATAGTGGCGCAGGGCAACACCGCCATCTGCTGATTCCTGGTGCAACACCCACTCCCGCTCATGATAAAGAACGCAGTCTTCCGTCGGTGCGGGATTCCAACTGACCGGGGCACAAAACCCTCCATATATTGAGACGTATCGCCGAATGATCAGATTTCCTTCGGAGTTGATCTGCCAGAGCCCCGGCATTTTCGCAAACTCATTCTCGGTCAGTTCTCCGTCATTGTTTTCGTCCCAGCCGGAAACCGTTAACGCGCTTCCATCTGCATTGACTTCAAACCAGAAGGGTTGCAGCGGCCAGAAAAAATTCACAGAGTACTGATAAATTCCAATTGCGCGTTCAGCAGTCCAGGCCGGTGCTTCCCTCAGATAAGCCGGTTGGACAATAGAAGCCTGCTCGGCACCGAAATTCAGTTCCACAAACATGATCGGCGCCTTCGGTTTACTTTGCTGCAGGAACACCAGC encodes the following:
- a CDS encoding NAD-dependent malic enzyme — protein: MSQKDKRPLYIPHAGPSLLEIPLLNKGSAFTLQERIEFNLIGLLPNNVENINEQVRRAYHQYEQCRTDLERHIYLRAIQDDNETLFFRLIEQHIEEMLPIIYTPTVGAACEEFSNIYRNHRGLFVSYPDRKHMDDILRSATKENVKVIVVTDGERILGLGDQGIGGMGIPIGKLSLYTACGGISPAYTLPVMLDVGTNNRTLLNDPMYMGWRNERISQEEYDEFLEEFIAAVKRRWPKVLIQFEDFAQTNAMPLLKRYRDKVCCFNDDIQGTAAVALGTMLAACKAKDEKLSKQKVLVVGAGSAGCGIAEQVVAAMVNDGLSEEKARERLFMFDRYGLVMDNMKGLHDFQQKLAHSPGKYPQAPEWDLQTLIEQVKPTILIGVSGQGGLFTQPVIEALHKGCKRPLVMPLSNPTSRAEATPQEVLEWTRGEAMVATGSPFEPVQLDGEKYPIAQCNNVYIFPGIGLGVVAAGANRVTENMLMAASNALAENAPVVKEGSGALLPPLSQIREVGKAIALAVGKQAQADGVAPGITEEKLEKNIEKNFWHPDYRRYRRRAF
- a CDS encoding GGDEF domain-containing protein, translating into METSVSLNQRASANSHSPDFDDPIAQVMGLELRRRIQASGYMLIFALAITGAMGVIALMAPDLFLAGTLFAVTAVILGAYVGVNIAGPSRKTPVLVGALLLVLYFYLLLSGGVNNTGLMWAVMLVPGFINLYGYKWGTVTLGFVGGATALILFYPDFPGLLAHYDTGHRARFIAIFGALTALTAILDSSRHQTQQMLHKLTAELENHACTDALTGLANRREAYKAINELERRNRELAGRYTVLIGDLDSFKAINDTFGHSFGDRVLRDVAQVLRDNTRADDVVARWGGEEFLVLLPNTDVQGGGVLAEKLRQRVEALSETYTEGVMISISFGVAEGSSGVDGQNQLLAEADARMYRAKNAGRNQVISA
- a CDS encoding acyl-CoA thioesterase, whose amino-acid sequence is MFSYQVEPRFSETDALGHINNTVVPVWFEQGRTPIFQLFNPDLSLGKWNLILKKMDVDFVAQIYLFSPVEVKTSLSAVGNTSMTIHQEVWQKGQLVAQGDCVMVHFDYEKQSKAPIPDTVREKLLQHLI